Proteins co-encoded in one Nothobranchius furzeri strain GRZ-AD chromosome 4, NfurGRZ-RIMD1, whole genome shotgun sequence genomic window:
- the LOC139069629 gene encoding spectrin alpha chain, non-erythrocytic 1-like isoform X1 — protein MSDLSAYGSSIQALKEQAQSCRDLKDKEYRLRDINKVASELESEGLMAEEAPMVPAQQQEHLGSAPGKDEADSNTASPWKTVRLGVQTTANFNSIKVRGSSSLPV, from the exons atgtcggacctgtcggcttacggcagcagcatccaggccctgaaggagcaggcccagtcctgcagg gacctgaaggacaAAGAgtaccgcctgagggacatcaacaaggtggcatctgaactggagtcagaaggtctgatggctgaggaggctcctatggttccggctcag caacaagaacatctgggttctgctcctggaaag gatgaagccgactctaacacggcgtcaccctggaag accgtacggttgggcgttcagacgacggctaactttaattccatcaaggtaagaggaagctcttcccttcctgtctga